One window of Papaver somniferum cultivar HN1 chromosome 9, ASM357369v1, whole genome shotgun sequence genomic DNA carries:
- the LOC113308559 gene encoding annexin D4-like translates to MADEIGVLTKAFSGFGVDERSIISILGKWHPEEKKSFRKGCPNLFQEDHRDFEKWDQNYIHTLEHEFARFKKAIVLWTMHAWERDARLVRDALSKGAHSYNVLIEIACTRSSEELLGARRAYHSLFDHSIEEDVAYHINNSNRKLLVALVSAYRYEGAKVNDTIAKSEAKILGDAIKNVDRNPIEDDEVVMILSTRSKTHLKVVFDHYKELYGNDIQEDLHDESILKEAVICLTSPQLYFAKVLDMALAIGANENTKEGLTRVIVTRADTDMKEIKEQYANLYGVQFLSKIEELTSGNFKDFLLALIQRSE, encoded by the exons ATGGCTGATGAGATTGGGGTTCTCACAAAGGCTTTCTCAG GATTTGGAGTGGATGAAAGGTCAATAATCTCAATACTAGGAAAATGGCAtccagaagaaaagaaatctttcAGAAAAGGATGCCCTAATTTGTTTCAAGAAGATCATCGCGACTTTGAGAAATGGGATCAGAATTACATCCACACTCTCGAACATGAATTTGCACGCTTCAAG AAAGCTATTGTGCTATGGACAATGCATGCGTGGGAAAGAGATGCAAGGCTAGTAAGAGATGCATTGAGCAAGGGTGCCCACTCATACAATGTACTCATTGAGATAGCTTGCACTAGATCATCAGAAGAGCTTTTGGGGGCAAGGAGGGCTTACCATTCTCTTTTTGACCATTCCATCGAGGAAGATGTGGCCTACCACATC aatAACAGCAACCGTAAG CTATTGGTAGCGCTGGTGAGTGCTTATCGATATGAGGGTGCAAAGGTGAATGATACCATAGCCAAATCAGAGGCCAAAATCCTTGGAGATGCCATTAAGAATGTGGATAGGAACCCCATTGAGGATGATGAAGTTGTAATGATCCTTTCAACAAGAAGCAAAACTCATCTTAAGGTTGTTTTCGACCATTACAAGGAGCTATATGGTAACGACATTCAGGAG GATCTACATGATGAATCGATCTTGAAAGAAGCAGTTATTTGTCTTACTTCTCCCCAGCTGTATTTCGCCAAG GTACTGGACATGGCCTTAGCAATTGGCGCCAATGAGAACACAAAAGAAGGTCTAACCCGTGTCATAGTAACTCGAGCTGACACCGACATGAAAGAGATCAAAGAACAGTATGCTAACTTGTACGGAGTTCAGTTTTTGAGTAAAATTGAAGAGCTAACCAGTGGAAACTTCAAGGATTTCTTGCTTGCGTTGATCCAAAGGTCCGAATAA
- the LOC113308395 gene encoding annexin D3-like, which translates to MGSVRIPEVVPSPIQDSERLNKAFQGWGTDEKAVVWVLGHRNAEQRKKIRETYQQIYKESLLDRLKSELSGDFEYAVIQWMLDPAERDAKLIRKSLEGLKKKKSAKEFEVLVETTCAYSPHHLMAVRQCYCSLFHCSLEEDIFSNVSLPSLKKLLVSLVSSYRYDGELVDESMAKVEASLLRDAIENKQLDHDNMILVLSTRNVSHLKAIFQCYFQNYGNPIDQDIKNCGTSDLEVTLELVVQCIQAPEKHFAEVMHASMAGFGTDEESLSRAIVSRAEIDMMKVRGEYFNMYNTSLDNAVADDTSGDYKDFLMTLFGARI; encoded by the exons ATGGGTTCGGTCAGAATTCCAGAAGTAGTTCCATCTCCAATCCAAGATAGTGAAAGACTAAATAAAGCATTCCAAG GGTGGGGAACTGATGAGAAAGCTGTTGTATGGGTATTGGGACATAGAAATGCTGAGCAAAGAAAGAAGATCAGAGAAACTTACCAACAAATTTACAAGGAATCTCTCCTTGATCGTCTCAAATCTGAACTATCCGGAGATTTCGAG TATGCGGTGATACAATGGATGTTGGATCCAGCTGAACGGGATGCAAAGCTGATAAGGAAGTCTTTGGaaggattgaagaagaaaaagagtgcCAAAGAATTTGAAGTGCTTGTAGAGACGACATGTGCATATTCTCCTCATCATCTGATGGCCGTAAGGCAATGTTATTGCTCACTCTTTCATTGCTCTCTGGAAGAAGATATATTTTCCAATGTCTCCTTACCATCTCTTAAAAAG CTTCTGGTAAGCTTGGTTAGCTCCTATAGATATGATGGAGAACTGGTTGACGAAAGCATGGCAAAGGTAGAGGCATCTTTGCTTCGTGATGCAATTGAAAATAAGCAGTTGGATCATGATAATATGATCTTGGTACTGAGTACAAGGAATGTATCTCACCTCAAAGCGATTTTCCAGTGTTACTTTCAAAACTATGGGAATCCAATTGACCAG GACATTAAGAACTGCGGCACTAGTGACCTAGAGGTAACATTGGAATTGGTGGTTCAATGCATCCAGGCACCAGAAAAACACTTCGCAGAG GTTATGCATGCCTCAATGGCCGGGTTCGGAACAGACGAAGAATCACTGTCAAGAGCAATTGTAAGCAGAGCCGAAATCGACATGATGAAGGTCAGAGGTGAATATTTTAATATGTACAACACTAGCCTCGACAATGCCGTTGCTGATGACACATCCGGAGATTATAAGGACTTCTTGATGACTTTGTTTGGTGCAAGAATCTGA